Proteins encoded within one genomic window of Streptomyces profundus:
- a CDS encoding helix-turn-helix transcriptional regulator codes for MARRATGGSAPSPVSDEQSGTRRRVARSILDHGPSTAAQLAERLGLTQAAVRRHLDALVAESLVESREKRVYGSRGRGRPARAFAITDLGRDAFDQAYDELAVEALRWIERAAGGGEDGAAAVLGFARARAAAQAERYRSLVERVPPEQRAQALAEALSRDGYAAAARGVAAPSGEQLCQHHCPVAHAAVSFPQLCDAETEVFSALLGTHVQRLATIAHGDGVCTTFVPHASVGPSRADRERPAAAPEPTASDAAAPENASP; via the coding sequence ATGGCCAGGCGGGCCACCGGTGGCTCCGCGCCGTCTCCGGTATCCGACGAGCAGTCCGGGACGCGACGCAGGGTGGCCCGTTCCATCCTCGATCACGGCCCTTCGACCGCGGCGCAGCTGGCCGAGCGTCTGGGGCTCACCCAGGCCGCCGTCCGGCGCCATCTGGACGCCCTGGTGGCCGAGTCGCTGGTCGAGTCCAGGGAGAAGCGCGTCTACGGTTCGCGTGGCAGGGGCCGGCCGGCCAGGGCCTTCGCGATCACCGATCTGGGGCGGGACGCGTTCGACCAGGCCTATGACGAGCTGGCCGTCGAGGCGCTGCGCTGGATCGAGCGCGCCGCCGGCGGCGGCGAGGATGGCGCGGCGGCCGTTCTCGGCTTCGCCCGCGCCCGGGCCGCCGCCCAGGCCGAGCGGTATCGTTCGCTGGTGGAGCGGGTGCCGCCGGAGCAGCGCGCGCAGGCGCTGGCGGAGGCGTTGTCCCGGGACGGCTATGCCGCCGCCGCGCGCGGTGTGGCGGCGCCGTCGGGGGAGCAACTCTGTCAGCATCACTGCCCGGTGGCGCACGCCGCTGTGTCGTTCCCCCAGCTCTGCGACGCGGAGACGGAGGTCTTCTCCGCGCTGCTGGGCACACACGTACAGCGGCTGGCCACCATCGCGCATGGTGACGGCGTCTGCACCACCTTCGTCCCACACGCCTCGGTCGGCCCCTCGCGGGCGGATCGCGAGCGGC